A part of Arthrobacter dokdonellae genomic DNA contains:
- the rplW gene encoding 50S ribosomal protein L23: MSAVTIKDPRDVVLAPVVSEKSYGLIDEGKYTFLVDPRSNKTEIKLAVEKIFSVKVDSINTINRAGKRKRTRFGWGQRKSTKRAIVSLKEGTIDIFGGPLS; the protein is encoded by the coding sequence GTGAGCGCCGTCACCATCAAGGATCCGCGCGACGTGGTGCTTGCACCGGTCGTCTCGGAAAAGAGCTACGGCTTGATCGACGAAGGCAAGTACACCTTCCTGGTCGACCCCCGCTCGAACAAGACCGAGATCAAGCTGGCCGTGGAGAAAATCTTCTCTGTCAAGGTCGACTCGATCAACACCATCAACCGTGCCGGGAAGCGCAAGCGCACCCGCTTCGGATGGGGACAGCGCAAGAGCACCAAGCGCGCCATTGTCTCCCTCAAAGAAGGCACGATCGACATCTTCGGCGGTCCGCTTTCATAA
- the rpsS gene encoding 30S ribosomal protein S19, which produces MPRSLKKGPFVDQHLFVKVARENDKGTKNVIKTWSRRSMIIPDMLGHTIAVHDGRKHIPVFVTESMVGHKLGEFAPTRTFRGHVKDDRKGKRR; this is translated from the coding sequence ATGCCACGTAGCCTGAAGAAGGGTCCTTTCGTAGACCAGCACCTCTTTGTCAAGGTAGCTAGGGAAAACGACAAGGGCACCAAGAACGTCATCAAGACCTGGTCCCGCCGATCGATGATCATCCCGGACATGCTGGGTCACACGATCGCCGTGCACGATGGTCGCAAGCACATCCCCGTGTTTGTCACCGAGTCGATGGTCGGGCACAAGCTCGGCGAATTCGCCCCCACGCGGACATTCCGCGGCCATGTCAAGGACGACCGCAAGGGCAAGCGCCGCTAG
- the rplD gene encoding 50S ribosomal protein L4, sunset domain variant, translating into MATVKVDLPAEIFDVQTNVPLLHQVVVAQLAAARQGTHKTKTRAEVSGAGRKPFAQKGTGRARQGSIRAPHMTGGGIVHGPTPRDYSQRTPKKMKAAALRGALSDRARNGRIHVISELVSGSAPSTRTAKAALAAVSDRKNLLVVIERSNDVAALSVRNITNIHVLYVDQLNTYDVLVADDVVFTQAAYEIFVSGRAASEAFASSMVLVEDLGSADAAEGTIKGNKDSMKYHVPGSRWYDATVAEVWFATVEEAKAAGFVPAGGEAAQTIEEDAK; encoded by the coding sequence ATGGCTACTGTAAAGGTTGACCTGCCTGCAGAGATCTTTGACGTCCAGACCAACGTGCCGCTGCTGCACCAGGTCGTCGTCGCACAGCTCGCTGCTGCACGCCAGGGTACCCACAAGACCAAGACCCGCGCCGAAGTTTCCGGTGCCGGCCGCAAGCCGTTCGCCCAGAAGGGCACCGGCCGCGCCCGCCAGGGATCCATCCGCGCCCCGCACATGACCGGCGGTGGCATTGTCCACGGTCCGACCCCGCGCGACTACAGCCAGCGCACCCCCAAGAAGATGAAGGCTGCAGCCCTGCGCGGCGCCCTCTCCGACCGGGCACGCAACGGCCGCATCCACGTGATCTCCGAACTGGTTTCCGGCTCCGCGCCGTCCACCAGGACGGCCAAGGCCGCCTTGGCGGCGGTTTCCGACCGCAAGAACCTGCTGGTTGTCATCGAGCGCAGCAACGACGTTGCCGCCTTGAGCGTTCGGAACATCACCAACATCCACGTGCTGTACGTTGACCAGCTCAACACCTACGACGTGCTTGTTGCTGACGACGTGGTCTTCACCCAGGCCGCCTACGAGATCTTTGTCTCCGGGCGCGCCGCTTCCGAGGCGTTTGCCTCCAGCATGGTGTTGGTCGAGGACCTGGGTTCCGCAGATGCTGCCGAAGGCACCATCAAGGGCAACAAGGACTCCATGAAGTACCACGTGCCTGGTTCACGCTGGTACGACGCCACCGTGGCCGAGGTATGGTTCGCAACCGTCGAGGAAGCCAAGGCCGCAGGCTTTGTTCCCGCCGGCGGCGAAGCTGCCCAGACGATTGAGGAGGACGCCAAGTGA
- the rplB gene encoding 50S ribosomal protein L2 yields the protein MGIRKYKPTTPGRRGSSVADFTEITRSTPEKSLVRPLPKKGGRNNTGRITTRHKGGGHKRQYRLIDFRRHDKDGVNARVAEIEYDPNRTARIALLHYVDGTKRYIIAPNKLKQGDFVEAGSAADIKPGNNLPLRNIPVGTVIHAVELRPGGGAKMARSAGASVQLVAKEGKFAQLRLPSGEIRNVDARCRATIGEVGNAEQSNINWGKAGRMRWKGVRPTVRGVVMNPVDHPHGGGEGKTSGGRHPVNPNGKPEGRTRRPNKESDKLIVRRRRTGKNKR from the coding sequence ATGGGAATCCGTAAATACAAGCCGACAACCCCGGGCCGTCGCGGCTCGAGCGTTGCCGACTTCACTGAAATCACGCGGTCGACGCCGGAGAAGTCTCTGGTCCGTCCCCTGCCCAAAAAGGGTGGCCGCAACAACACCGGTCGTATCACGACACGTCACAAGGGTGGTGGCCACAAGCGCCAGTACCGCCTGATTGACTTCCGTCGCCACGACAAGGACGGCGTCAACGCACGTGTGGCCGAGATCGAATACGATCCCAACCGCACCGCGCGCATTGCCCTCCTGCACTACGTCGATGGCACCAAGCGTTACATCATCGCTCCGAACAAGCTCAAGCAGGGCGACTTTGTGGAAGCCGGTTCCGCGGCCGACATCAAGCCTGGCAACAACCTGCCGCTGCGCAACATCCCCGTGGGTACTGTCATCCACGCCGTGGAGCTGCGTCCCGGCGGCGGTGCCAAGATGGCCCGATCCGCAGGAGCTTCCGTCCAGCTCGTCGCCAAGGAAGGCAAGTTCGCCCAGCTGCGTCTGCCTTCCGGTGAAATCCGCAACGTCGATGCGCGCTGCCGCGCAACCATCGGTGAGGTCGGCAACGCCGAGCAGTCCAACATCAACTGGGGCAAGGCAGGGCGCATGCGCTGGAAGGGCGTCCGCCCGACCGTCCGCGGTGTCGTCATGAACCCGGTTGACCACCCGCACGGTGGTGGTGAAGGCAAGACCTCCGGTGGACGCCACCCGGTCAACCCGAACGGTAAGCCCGAGGGCCGTACCCGCCGCCCCAACAAAGAGAGCGACAAACTCATTGTTCGTCGCCGTCGTACTGGCAAGAACAAGCGATAG
- the rplV gene encoding 50S ribosomal protein L22: MEAKASARHLRVTPMKARRVVNLIRGKQANEALAILKFAPQAASEPVFKVVQSAVANARVLADRDSVAFNENDLYISEIFVDEGPTMKRFQPRAQGRAFQIKKRTSHVTVVVATPEKEEAR; this comes from the coding sequence ATGGAAGCCAAGGCAAGTGCGCGTCATCTGCGCGTCACGCCTATGAAGGCCCGGCGCGTCGTCAACCTGATTCGTGGCAAGCAGGCGAATGAGGCATTGGCGATTTTGAAGTTTGCCCCCCAGGCAGCTTCGGAGCCGGTATTCAAGGTAGTCCAGTCCGCAGTGGCAAACGCCCGCGTTCTGGCTGATCGCGACAGCGTCGCGTTCAATGAAAATGATCTGTACATCAGCGAAATCTTCGTTGACGAGGGCCCGACCATGAAGCGGTTCCAGCCGCGTGCCCAGGGTCGTGCGTTCCAGATCAAGAAGCGCACCAGCCACGTCACCGTGGTTGTCGCTACCCCCGAGAAAGAGGAGGCTCGCTAA